The window TGATGTAGACCTCGTACAGAATGTAGGTCTCGTATGGCGGGATGATGGAAATCCCCAGCACCTGGCGAAAGCCAGCGGCGAAGATGAAGAGCCACACCAGCGGCCGCACCAGTGCCGAAATGAAGCGTTCGCGCTGGTGCAGGAAGCGCAGGCCTTTCGCGCCAGACGATGCCGTTCATGCACACGGCATACTGCGTGAACGAAAATCCTGATCGCTGCTTGATCGCGTCGATCGTCATGGCACCAGACCCGAAATATCTGCGGCGGTGCCGGTGAGCCGCATGAAAGCGGCGTGAAGGTCGCGCGCGCCGCTTTGCGCGAGAATGTGCGGAAGCTGGCCGTGCGCGAGCACGCGGCCCTGATGCAGCACCACGAGATCGTCACCTTCGGTGATCTCATCGAACAGATGCGTGGCAAACAGCACGCCGATGCCTTGCTCGCTGACTAGCCGGCGGACATGGTCGAGCATGTCGGCGCGTGCCTTGACGTCGAGGCCGACGGTGGGCTCGTCCAGTAGCAGCAGGCGCGGGCGATGCAGAAGCGCACGCGCGATTTCGAGCCGCCGCATCTGGCCGCCGGAAAGGTCGCGCACCTTGCTGGCGCTGCGATCGGAGAGTCCGATCTGCGTCAGCACCTGTTTGGCGCGGACCCGCGCTTCGCGGCGGCCGATGCCATGCAGCGCGGCGTGATAAAGCAGGTTTTGCATGACCGAAAGATCGAGATCGAGCGTGCGCGGCTGGAACACGACGCCGAGCACCCGTAACGCCTCGCCGGGTTCGCGTCCGATATCGTGGCCAAAGATGCAGATGCTGCCGCTTTGCACGCCGAATAACCGGGTGATCAGCGAGAACAGCGTGCTCTTGCCGGCGCCATTCAGGCCCAGCAGCGCGGTGAATGTTCCCGGCGCGACAGCGAAGCTGACATCGTCGAGTGCGAGGCGCGATCCGTAGGAATGACTGACGCCCTTGATCGACAAAGCGGCGACCTCGGCCGCCTCGCTGATGAAGTCCCGCGGGGGAAGATCGGTACTGGGTGTCTGCGTCTTCATCATTGCGGCGCCATCGCAATACCCCAAGGCAACTCGCCTACCTGGATGGTCTTGATCACCTTGAGCGCGGCGACGTCGATGACGGAGACGTCGTTCGAGACACCGTTGGTCGCCAGCAGATATTTTTCGTCGGGCGTGAAGGCCATGTGCCAGACGCGCTGCCCGACCAGCAGATATTTTATGACCTGATGGCTGGTGGCATCGACCACGGCAATGCGGTTGGCGGGCCCTAATGCAATGAAGGCGGTCTTGCCGTCCTTGGTCATGCTGATACCGACCGGCTGGATTGCCTCGCGCCTCAGGCCGGGAATCGCGAAACTGATTTTTCCGGTGGCCTTGCGCTCTGTGGGATCGATGATGGTGATCGTACCGCCAATCTCCGCCGACACCCAGAGTTCGGAATTGTCGCGCTTGAACTCGGCGAAGCGCGGCCGGCCATCGACCAGCACGTTCGCCACGATTTGGCGCGTGGCGGTGTCGATGAAGTGCGCCATGTTGGTGGTCTCGGACGTGTTGATCAGGATCTTGCCGTCCGGGCTGATCGCCATGCCTTCGGGCTCGACACCCACCTGCACCTCGCCGAGCCGTGCGCGCCGGGCGATATCAATGATGGTGACGGTGTTGTCGTTCTCGTTGGCGACGTAGAGAATTTTTCCGGCAGCGTCCTGCACGAATAGTTCCGGGTCCGGGCCGGAGGGCAGGGTGTCGATAATCTGCTGTGTGGCGACGTCGATGATCTGGATGGTGTCGTCATCGCCGACCGCGACCAGCACCGATTTTCCGTCTTTGGTGAATTCGATGCCGCGCGGTCGCTGGCCCACCTTGATGGTTTTGGTCACCGTCCAGCTCTCGGTGTCGATCACCGAAACCGTATTGCTTTTCTCGTTCGAGACATAGGCAACATAGGCGCTGGCCGGCGCGGCGAACGCCAGCCAGATGGTCATTGCAAAAAACAGACGTCGCCACATGCCCGATATCTCCATCATCGCAACTTGCATTTAGTTTCGGGCCGATCGACGCCGAGCGTGTCGAGCTCAGAGACTTGGTGCAGAAAGCCCTCCTGCGGCGATACCGACACCACCATGCGTCCGTCGGCCAGCAGGATCGGTTGGCGCAGCTGAAGATTCCAGTCGCGCAAGGTAAGCCGCTGTCCTTTGAAGGCGGCGATCGAAAAATCAGGGCTCTTGAGAAAATCGGTGATCGCCTTCGGATCGCCGGACCCGGTGCGTGCCGCGGCTTCGCCGATCATGCGCGTGGCGGTCCACGCCTGCATGTCACGCGCGGTCATCCGCCGCGCATTGAGCTTCACGAAGCGGTTCTGCAATTGCACTGCGCCCCATTGATCATGCGCGGCGTCCCAACTGGTTGGCACCAGGCCCGCGGAGCCGGCGATCGGCCGAGGATCCCAGGTGCGGTACGGCAGATAGGAGGCAAACACCTCGCTCTCGTCTGCTGCGACCAGGACGTCATAGGCCGGCGCCTGCTGGGTGAAAACCGGCATCTGCCGCTGGATCAGGGTGACGCCGCTATCGGTGCGTCGTGCGCCGCCGGTATCCTCGAACACGCGCTCCTGTACGATCTTGGCGCCGAAGCGCGTCGCCGCGCGGCGCAGTGCGTCGGCATAGAGTTTGTCTTCGGGGTGTGAGCCCGAAACCAGCAGCCAGCGCTTCCATTGCTTCCACACCAGATACTGCGCCAGCGCATCGGCCAGCATCGAACGCGTCGGCGCGATGTGGATCACATTGCCGCGGCAGTCCTCCTCACGCAGCCGGTCGTCGATCGCGCCGGCATTCAGCAGCAGCGTGCTGCGGTCGCGAACGGCATCGGCGGCCTTCAGCAGAGCATCCGCGGAAAGATCGGCGATGATGAGGCCGACGTTGCGGCCGGCAAGAGCAAGCGCCGCCGCGCCAGCGTCTTCGCCGTCCTTCAGCCGGACATCGTCAAGCGCAAAGCGCTGGTCTAGAAAACGGCCGGTGGTGTTGTTGTCCTCGATGGCGAGGCGGGCACCGGCAATGCCGTCGTTTTCCGCGGGTTGTTCGACGAGCGAGAGGCTCGGCCGGATGCCGGCGTGGCCGAGATAGCCGATCCTGATCTCGGCTGGATCGGCGAGCGCAGCCGAACTCAGCACGCAACACGCAATTGCCCAAAAAAGCCGGGCCAAAGGACGCCTCCCATCCGAGTCCCCTTCGACAGCAATTGCCGATCAGGAGACTTCCTGCTTGAAACATGGCTGATCCGTCATAAGTTGCAACGAACATTTTGGTGGGGGCGGTTCCGGTACCTTCAGGGAGCGATCATGCGCACGATCCTATCTGCCATGGTGTTAATGCTGGCACTTTCGTCCGTGGCGCGCGCCGAAGCGCAAAAGGCCGCGGTGTTCGATTTCGAACTGGCTGACACCAGCCTGGAGGGCGAAAGGAACGGGTCCCAGGCGGCCGAACAGGCACGGCTGCTCAGCGTTAGCGATCAGTTGCGCAAGGGCTTGGCGGATTCCGGAAAATTCGATCTTGTCGATATCGGGCCGGTCCGTGTGGAAGCGCATAACAGCAATCTGCAGGCTTGTGGCGGCTGCGACGTGCAATTCGCGCAAAAGCTCGGTGCTGACCTCGCCATCACCGGCGTGGTGCACAAGGTCTCAACGCTGATTCTCAACATGACCATTTTCGTCCGCAGCGCGCGGACCGGACATCTGATCACCGCTGCGAACGCGGATTTTCGTGGCAATACCGACGAATCCTGGGCGCGCACCACAAGCTTCCTGCTGCGCAACCGGCTGCTCGCACCAAACTATGGCGTGCCGCAATAGGACGTCAGGCTTTCAAGCGTGCCGCGTGCCAGCGCAGATGATCTTCCATGAAGGTCGAGATGAAGTAGTAGCTATGGTCGTAGCCGCTCTGGCGACGCAGCGTCAGCGCAATGCCGGTTTTGGCGCAGACGGCTTCGAGCAATTCCGGCCGTAGCTGTTCGGTCAGGAACGGATCGGCATCGCCGACATCGACCAGCAATTCGGGGAAACGCGCGCCATCCTCGATCAGCGCCACGGCGTCGTGCCGGCGCCAGGTCTTGCGGTCGGCGCCCAGGTAGCCGCCGAGTGCCTTGATGCCCCACGGCACCTGCGAGGGGGCGACGATCGGTGAAAATGCGCTGGCTGCGCGATAGCGATCGGAATGCCGCAGCGCGATGGTCAATGCGCCGTGGCCACCCATGGAATGTCCGAGGATCGATTGCCGCGCCATATCGGCTGGAAAATGTTCGGCGACAACGGATGGCAGTTCTTCGGTGATGTAGCTCCACATCCTATAGTTCTTGGCGAACGGCGGTTGCGTCGCATCGACATAGAAGCCGGCACCGAGTCCGAAATCATAGGCATTGGCGGGATCGCCGGGCACGCCGGGGCCGCGCGGGCTGGTGTCGGGTGCGACGAAGATTAGGCCGAGTTCGGCGCAGGCGCGGCGGAACTCGCCTTTCTCGGTGACGTTGGCGTGAGTGCAGGTGAGGCCGGACAGGTACCAGACCACGGGAAAAGTGGTGGGGCGAACCTGTGGCGGAACAAAGACCGAAAAAGTCATGTCAGTTCCGGTTTCCCGGCTGGCATGTTTGTAGACACCCTGCGTGCCCCCATGCGATCGGTTGAGCGAAACGGTTTCGATCGTCATGGCTTTGGTGGCTCCGGCGGCAGGTTTGCGCAGATCACAACGCATTCGCACTGGCGGCGGTTATGCCACCGCCAGCACTGCCCGATCAAGGCTGTCGTGTCAGGCCGCTTTCGCGCGTGACTTCGCCATATGCGCGGCGATGGCGTCCATCAATCCCGGCGACAGGCAATCATAGGGTTCGAGCCCGAGTTCCCTGAGCCGGGCGCGGATGCCGTCCATCTCCGCCGGATCGACGCCGGCCTCGATCACCGACGACACGAACGCCGCAAAGCCCGGCGCCGCCGAGCCGCCTTCCTCGAACAGTTCGGGATGGATGAAGTCGAGGCCGTAGAACGGATGCGCCGTGTTCTCGATGCGGCCGTACATGTGGGTGCCGCATACCTTGCAGGCATGGCGCTGGATCGTCGCGGACGCGTTGACGATCTGCAGCTTGTCGCCGTTCTCCAGCACCGCGACATTGTCGCGCGGCACCACGGCAATCACCGCAAAGGTCGCGCCGTCGGGCTTCCAGCACTGCGTGCAGCCGCAGACGTGGTTGTGGGCGACGTCGCCGCGAACGCTGACCTTCACCGGCCTGTCCTTGCATTTGCAGACCAGCGTGCCGCCGGCAAAGGCGCCGGAACCCTTCTTCACGCCATTATCAACCGCGGGGTGGATATGGACTGTCATGGCTCAATCCTCCTGTTTGATTTTCTGGTTGGTTCAGAACACGACGACCGAGCGGATCGACTTGCCCTCGTGCATCAGATCGAAGCCCTTGTTGATCTCCTCGAGCTTGAGGACATGGGTAATCATCGGGTCGATCTCGATCTTGCCGTTCATGTACCAGTCGACGATCTTCGGCACGTCGGTGCGGCCGCGGGCGCCGCCGAACGCGGTGCCCTTCCAGACCCGGCCGGTGACCAGTTGGAACGGCCGGGTGGAAATCTCCTTGCCGGATTCCGCGACCCCGATCACCACCGAGACGCCCCAGCCGCGATGACAGGCCTCCAGCGCCTGCCGCATCACGTGGGTGTTGCCGGTGCAATCGAAGGTGTAGTCGGCGCCGCCGTCGGTCAGTGCCACCAGGTGCTGCACGATGTCGCCGTCGACCTTGGACGGGTTGACGAAATGGGTCATGCCGAAGCGGCGGCCCCATTCCTCCTTGGCGTCGTTGAGATCGACGCCGATGATCTTGTCGGCGCCAACCATGCGGGCGCCCTGGATCACGTTGAGGCCGATGCCGCCGAGCCCGAACACCACGACATTGGCGCCCGGCGTCACCTTGGCGGTGTTGACCACCGCGCCGACCCCGGTGGTGACGCCGCAGCCGATGTAGCAGCTGGTGTTGAACGGCGCGTCGTCGCGGATCCTGGCGACGGCGATCTCGGGCAGCACCGTGAAATTCGAGAAGGTCGAGCAGCCCATGTAGTGATAGATCGGCTGGCCCTTGTGGCTGAAGCGCGAGGTGCCGTCGGGCATCACGCCCTTGCCCTGGGTGGCGCGGATCGCGGTGCAGAGATTGGTCTTCTGGCTCAGGCAGCTTTTGCACTGCCGGCATTCCGGCGTGTAGAGCGGGATGACGTGATCACCGGGTTTCACCGAGCTGACGCCGGGCCCGACCTCGCGAACGATGCCGGCGCCTTCATGGCCGAGGATCGAGGGAAAAATGCCCTCGCTGTCAAACCCGTCGAGCGTATAGGCATCGGTGTGGCAGATGCCGGTGGCCTTGATCTCGACCAGCACCTCGCCATGCTTCGGACCCTCGAGATCGACCTCGACGATCTCGAGCGGCTGCTTGGCTTGAAAGGCGACGGCGGCGCGCGTTTTCATAGTTCGTCTCCTGCCAAGTTTTCCTGCCAAGTCGCGCGCGAGATTCGAGCCTGCGGAGTTTGCCCGGTTTTTCTCGCTGCAGTTTTTAGGAGGAGCGCTGCGCATAGGCGCAAAAGCGCGACGAAATTCCTCCGATTGTTGTTCGAAATCATTGCACGCTTGGGCGCAACGTCAAGGACGGCAAATTGAAACGTCGAATTATTTTACGGAGCTGAGTGTGCGATGCGGAAGTCGTTTCGCAGTGCATTATTGCACGTGCGATAGCACGTTGCGCCGGGGATCAGGACAACGCGATCTGCCGGATGATTTGGAACCGCGACGTCGGACCGTCCTGACGGAACAGCGCGATGCGGTCGATGTGCAGCGATGTCAGACCGAGTGTCGCGAAGCGCGCCTGCAGCATCGTCAGCACGGCCGCGCTGCGCGGAAGCGGCAACCGCCCGGTTAGCGTCATGTGGAAGCGGAAGTCCTTCAACACGTAGGGATAGCCGAAGCGGTCGAGCTGTTCGATCTGCCGTGCGGTCAAGGCCGCCGGATTGCGTCGCGCCCGGTCCCCGGATGTCATGGGGGCGCGGAAGCCATCAAAGGCTTCGACGCAATTTTGCGCCAGGGTGCTGAGGTCAGCGGACGGCGCAGCCGGTACTACGGCGATAAAACCGCTGATCACACGCACGACGGGCGCGATGGCGGGGATGGCGCGGGCCGCTGCGGCGAAGGCATCGCAGGCCGCGACAAGGTCGGCTTCGGCTTTGCCCGTCGCCAGCGAAAACGGTGCTTTTAGCGTGGCGTGAAAGCCATATTTGCGCGGGTCGTTCGTCAGGTCAGCCCAATCCGGTATCCCGGCGATGACGTCAGCGGGAAACGGCAGACCTTCGCCGCTGAAGGCATCATAGCCGAGCAACCCGGCGCCGAAGCGCGCAAGCGCGCTGTCGGCATCCGGCACATAATAGATCGCGTAACGGGGATATGTGGACATGGATGGACGATAAGACCGCGTTACGCTGCCGCAACCGCACGGCGCGGCGCGACGCTGGGGTGAAGCAGGCGCCCGGCGTCGGCGAGATGGACCAGCCTGCCATTGGCGATCACGGCCACAATGCGCGGCCGCATCGCTACGCTGTCATCGACCAGCAAGACGTCGGCGCGACGGCCTTCAGCGAGTACGCCGCGATCGTTGAGGCCGGCGGCGGTGGCCGGCGCCGACGAGATCAGTGCCCAGGCATCCGGCAACGACAGAATGCCGTCGGCGACGAGGCGGAATGCGGCGAGCAGCTGCGCGGGATAATAATAGTCGGAGGCAAGGATCGAGCACAGGCCCTTGGCGATCATGTCGGACGCTTTGGTCCAGCCGGTGTGGCTGCCGCCGCGCACCACGTTCGGCGCGCCGAATACGATGAAGTCGCCAGCCGCGGCGGCGGCCTTCGCGGTTTCCTCGTTGATCGGAAATTCCGCGATGGAAACACCGAGCGCACGAAAATTGCTGCGCATCGCCGGGCTCTCGTCGTCATGCGACAGCGTCGGCACTTTTGCGGCGCGAGCGGCCTGCGCCAGCCGCGCGATCGACGCCGGCACCTCGTCGGCGCGGGACACCACTCTTTCAACCAGCTGATCGAAGGCCGCGCCGGAGAGACCGGTGCGCTCGACCATGCGGGCGCGCTTGTGCGGCTTTTCCATGCTCACCAGGTCCATGTGGTCGTTGAACGCTAGCAGGTCGACCCGGCCATCCGCGAGCCATTGCGTGATTTCGTCTTCGGCGTCGAGGTTGTAGGTCTCCTGCCGCAGATGGAAGCGGGTGTCGGCGGCGAGCTGCGGTCGCAACGTCTCAATGGCTTCCAGCAGTTGCCGCGCGTTATCGGTGCCGCGCAGGCCCGGCTCCCACGACCAGGTGGTGCCGTGAAATACCGTGGTGATGCCATTGGCGATGGCTTGCCTGTCGCTGTCGGCGAGCGCGACATCGACCGGGAAATCGACGCCGGGGCGCGGCATCAGCTGCCGCTCGAAGGCATCGCCATGCAGATCGACGATTCCCGGCAGCACCAAGAGGTCGCTGGCGTCGAGACCGAGCGCACCCCGCGCGCTTTCGGATCCAAGGGACGTGATCTCACCGCCTGCAATCTGCAACGAGGTTTCGATGAAGTCGCGGCCGAGCAACGTGCGACCGCCATCGATGAAAATATCCGTCATGTCACTTCCATCTGCTTCTGAGCGCCTGAAACGCCACCACCCGACTGGTACTTGTGCAAAAACTCTTCCACTGCAAGTTTCTGGAAATCCGGCAACGCTGTACGCAACTTCTCGTGATCCCAGTCCCACCATGCCAGTTCAGTCAGGGCGTCGGCAACCTCTTCCGGAAATCGCCGGCGGATGATACGCGCCGGATTGCCGGCGACGATGGCGTAGGCCGGCACATCCTTGGTGACGATGGCGCCCGCGGCGACCACGGCGCCGGTGCCGATGTTGCGGCCCGGCAGCACGATGGCGCCATGACCGATCCAGACGTCATGGCCGATGCTGATGTGATGCCCGCGCCGCCAGTCGAAGAATTCGGCGTCGTCGCTCTCGCCGGGGAAATAGGCGCTGGCGCGGTAGGTGAAATGCGCCTGCGTGGCGCGATGCATCGGATGGTTGCCGGGATTGATCCGCGTCATCGCGGCGATCGAGCAGAATTTCCCGATCGTCGTATAGGTGATCTGGGCGTCGTTCACGACATATGAATAGTCGCCCATCGTGACCTCTTGCAGGATCGTGCGCGCGCCGACCTCGCAATAGGCGCCGAGGTCGGCGTCCTTGAGCTTCGCGCTCGGATCGACGGAGGGTTCGAGGGACAGCATTTTTCCGGCCATGAGACACTCACAAGATGATGGCTGCGTCGGGTGCAGCACGCGGGCTCCTCTTCGATTCCTTTCATGACGGCGTCGTGACATCTGCATGACCTTGCGCGGTTTTGCTGGGAAGCGGGGACAACGCGCAGGCGCAGAACAACTGTCACATCACTGTCAAGCTCCGGCGTTACCGGTGACATCGCATATGGTCATTGGAGTTTTTCATGCTGGTGGTTGAAGGTCTGACGTGTCGGTTCGGCGCCAAGACGGCCGTCGATAAAGCGTCCTTCGCGATTGCGCCGGGCGCCTTCGTCGGCGTCATCGGGCGCTCCGGCGCCGGCAAGTCGACCATGCTGCGCATGATCAACCGGCTCGCCGAACCGACCTCGGGTCGCATCCTGTTCGATGGCGTCGACGTCACCGCGCTGCGCGGCCGCGAGCTTCGGCAGTGGCGTGCACGCTCGGCGATGATCTTCCAGCAGTTCAATCTGGTTGGCCGGCTCGACGTGCTGACCAATGTGTTGATGGGTCGCCTCGCCGAGATGCCGCAATGGCGTTCGCTGACGCAGATGTGGCCCGAGGAAGACCGGGCGCTGGCGATGTCGGCGCTGGAGCAATTCGACATGGCCTCGATGGCGGCGCAGCGCGCCGACCAGCTCTCCGGCGGCCAGCAGCAGCGCGTCGCCATTGCGCGGGCGCTGGTGCAGCAGCCCGATATCATTCTGGCCGACGAGCCGATCGCCTCGCTGGATCCGCGCAATACCCGCATTGTGATGGACGCGCTGCTGCGCATCAACAGGCATTTCGGCATCACCGTGCTCTGCAACCTGCATTCGCTCGATCTGGCGCGCACCTATTGCGACCGGCTGGTCGGCATGTCCGCCGGCCGGGTTGTGTTCGACGGCGCACCCGCCGCGCTCACCGAGCACATCGCCCGCGAATTGTACGATCTCGAGGCTGACGAGGTGATGGGAACGATGCCCGGTCACGTGCCGGCTGGCGTTCGCATCCCGGAGTTTGGCACAGCCGCCGTGGCCTGACGTCGCGTCAACGACACATGCGTCTTGTATTTCGCAAGCGTCATTCAACACAAACTAACATCGAGGATGTCATGATCAATCGCCGCACCATTCTGCTCAGCGCCGCGGCGCTGGCTTTCACCGTCTCCGCCGCTTCGGCGCAGGACTACAAGACCAAATATCCGGAACTAACCTTCGCGGTGGTACCGGCCGAGAACGCTTCGGGCGTCACCGAGCGCTGGGCGCCTTTCGTCGCCTATCTGTCCAAGGAATTGGGCGTGAAGGTCAACCTGCGCATCGCCAACGACTACGCCGCGGTGATCGAAGGCCAGCGTTCCGGCAACATCCAGATCGCCAGCTATGGCTCGGCCTCGTTCGCGCGCGCCCGCCTCACCGGCGTTGCGACCGACGCCTTCGCCAACGACATCAACATCGATGGCTCGACCGGCTATTATTCGGTGTTCTTCGTCAAGGCGAACAGCGCCTACAAGTCGATCGATAACCTGAAGGGCAAGAACCTCGGCCTGGTCGATCCGAATTCGACTTCGGGCAACAACGTGCCGCGCTTCGAACTCGACAAGATGGGCATCTCCGACGCCGATACGTACTTCAGCAAGGTTGTCTTCGCCGGCAGCCATGAGAATGCGCTGCTGGCGCTGTCGCAGGGCACCGTCGATGTCGCCGCCAACCAGTGGACCAACGACAACGACTCGACGCTGGCCCAGATGCTGACGAAGGGCATGCTGAAGGGTGCCGATGGCGCGGCCTTGAAGAAGGAAGACTTCCGCATCATCCACAAGTCGGCACCGATCATCAACGGCCCTTATGCCTACAGCTCGGACCTGCCGCAGGACCTGAAGGCCGCCATCGTCAAGGCCTTCACCGACGCGCCAACCAAGGACAAGGCCGCGTTCGACAAGCTCTCGGACGGCCAGAAGAAGGGTTTCCACGCCGCGACCACCAAGGACTGGGATGCGACCATCGACCTGATCAAGTTCGTCGACGCGCTCCGCAAGAAGAAGGCGTCCTGATCGCTGCACTACTCCAAGGAGCCGGGTCTACGTGGCCCGGCTCTTTTTCTTTGTCTGACCCCGAAGGTGTTGTTCGCCATGCCCGCCGCCGTTTCCATCCTGCCGAGCCAGCAGCTCGCGGCGCTGAACGATGCCTACCGCAAGGCGGTGGCGCGCAAGCGGCTGCGCACCACGCTGGTGACGGCGGTGTGTTTCGCGGCATTGCTGATGGCGGCGATGGGCGCCGAGGTCAACGTCGTGACCTTCGTCGGCAAGATCGGCAATTTCGCCAGCTATTTCGACCGCATCTTCACGCTGGATGGCGGCGTCCGGGTCTGGAACGATATCGGCGAATGGTTCTGGGGCTGGAAAAAGTGGCTGTCGCTGCTCGGCGAAACCGTGTTGATCAGCTATGTCGGCACGTTGGTTGGCGCCGTCATCGCCTTCGGGCTGAACTTTCTCGCCGCTGAAAACACCGGGCCATCGGCCGCGCTGCGCTTTGCGGTCAAGCGTTTCATGGAATTCTGCCGCACCGTTCCGGACATCGTGTTCGCGCTGATCTTCGTCATCGCCTTCGGGCTCGGCCCGATGGCCGGCGTGCTGGCAATCGCGATTCACTGCATCGGCGCGCTTGGCAAGCAATATGGCGAGATCGTCGAGAACATCGACATGAAGCCGGTGGAAGGCGTCCGCGCCACCGGCGCCGGCTGGATGGCCTGCATGCGCTTCGCGGTGCTGCCGCAGGTCGCGGCCGGCTTTGCCAGCTACACGCTGCTGCGTTTCGAGATCAATGTGCGCGGCGCCTCGGTGATGGGCTTTGTCGGCGCCGGCGGCATCGGCCAGGAACTGGTCGTCGCTGTCCGCAAATTCTATTATTCCGACGTCAGCGCCATCCTGGTGATGATCATTGCCACCGTGTTCATCATCGACATCGGCACCGGCTGGATGCGCGGCCGGCTGTTCGGCAAGGAAGCCCGGTCATGAGCAAGCAGCACATGAGCAAGCTGCCGGGCACCAACACCGAGGACCTGCGCGCGCGCTATCCCGCAGTGTTCAATCGGCCGGTGGCGGCGCGCGCCGCCGTGCCAGCGATCTTCGTCGCGGCGCTGGCGCTGTTCATCTTCGGCCTCAACGAGCTGGAATTCTCCCCGGCGCGGATGCTGTCGGGGCTGCGCCAGCTCGGCTGGATCGTGATGATGATGATTCCGCCGGATCCCGGCTCATCTCTCCCGGCCTATCTCGCCGCAATGGGCGAGACGCTGTCGATCGCGCTGCTGGGCACCACGCTCGCCGCCGTCTTCGCGCTGCCGGTCAGCCTGCTCGCGGCGCGCAATATCGTGCCGTCGAACTTCTTTCGCTTCCCGGTGCGGCGATTTCTGGATTCCATCCGCGGCGTCGATACGCTGATCTGGGCGCTGGTCTGGATCAATGTGGTGGGGCTCGGCCCGTTCGCCGGCGTGCTGGCGATTGCGGTGTCGGACTTCGGCGCGTTCGGAAAACTATTCTCCGAGGCGATCGAGGCCGCCGACAAGAAGCAGGTCGAGGGCATCCGCGCCTCCGGTGGCAGCGCGCTGCATGAAATCCGCTTCGGCC is drawn from Nitrobacteraceae bacterium AZCC 2146 and contains these coding sequences:
- a CDS encoding phosphonate transport system permease protein (product_source=KO:K02042; cath_funfam=1.10.3720.10; cog=COG3639; ko=KO:K02042; pfam=PF00528; superfamily=161098; tigrfam=TIGR01097; transmembrane_helix_parts=Inside_1_35,TMhelix_36_58,Outside_59_100,TMhelix_101_123,Inside_124_149,TMhelix_150_172,Outside_173_200,TMhelix_201_223,Inside_224_229,TMhelix_230_252,Outside_253_261,TMhelix_262_284,Inside_285_294), coding for MPAAVSILPSQQLAALNDAYRKAVARKRLRTTLVTAVCFAALLMAAMGAEVNVVTFVGKIGNFASYFDRIFTLDGGVRVWNDIGEWFWGWKKWLSLLGETVLISYVGTLVGAVIAFGLNFLAAENTGPSAALRFAVKRFMEFCRTVPDIVFALIFVIAFGLGPMAGVLAIAIHCIGALGKQYGEIVENIDMKPVEGVRATGAGWMACMRFAVLPQVAAGFASYTLLRFEINVRGASVMGFVGAGGIGQELVVAVRKFYYSDVSAILVMIIATVFIIDIGTGWMRGRLFGKEARS
- a CDS encoding phosphonate transport system permease protein (product_source=KO:K02042; cath_funfam=1.10.3720.10; cog=COG3639; ko=KO:K02042; pfam=PF00528; superfamily=161098; tigrfam=TIGR01097; transmembrane_helix_parts=Inside_1_27,TMhelix_28_50,Outside_51_93,TMhelix_94_116,Inside_117_142,TMhelix_143_165,Outside_166_203,TMhelix_204_221,Inside_222_227,TMhelix_228_247,Outside_248_256,TMhelix_257_279,Inside_280_287), which translates into the protein MSKQHMSKLPGTNTEDLRARYPAVFNRPVAARAAVPAIFVAALALFIFGLNELEFSPARMLSGLRQLGWIVMMMIPPDPGSSLPAYLAAMGETLSIALLGTTLAAVFALPVSLLAARNIVPSNFFRFPVRRFLDSIRGVDTLIWALVWINVVGLGPFAGVLAIAVSDFGAFGKLFSEAIEAADKKQVEGIRASGGSALHEIRFGLLPQVLPVIAGQVLYFIESNTRSATIIGIVGAGGIGLQLAEQIRVLEWQKVSFLILMILVAVAAIDFISSRLRFAIIGRRAVV